One region of Flavobacterium pisciphilum genomic DNA includes:
- a CDS encoding peptidase domain-containing ABC transporter — MKKFPNYIQADFKDCGPTCLKIIAKYYGKSINIQELRDFSETTREGSNLLFLSDAAEKIGFRTLGVKLSVQSLEEAPLPCVLHWNKEHYVVLHKIKKGVYYISDPAFGLIEYSQKDFIKFWIGNNADESTQEGIALLLEATPRFFQSDFDKEDKKGLGFGLLSQYVLRYKSFLIQLSISLLASSLLQLIFPFLTQSIVDVGIQNQNIHFIYLILFAQLFLFAGRTGLELIRSWILLHLSTRINISLISDFFIKLMNLPISFFDVRMTGDIMQRINDHRRIEKILTTSSLNVLFSVINMIIMGGVLAYYNLKIFLVFFAGSILYFGWITLFLKRREELDYKRFSEVSQEQSKVMELINGMQEIKLHNAEKQKRWGWEYVQARLFRVSIKGLVLEQTQTIGSSVINELKNIFIIFLSAKLVIDGQITLGMMLAISSIVGSLNGPITQLIEFVREVQDAKISLARLSEIHDKEDEVQQEEHQTQDIPRDSDIIIKELSYRYLGSDIPVLDNLNLIIPAHKVTAIVGVSGSGKTTLMKLLLKFYEPNNGEINIGNTQLKNISQKAWRNNIGAVMQEGFIFSDTIANNIAIGVDKIDKERLMYAADVANIKEYITSLPLGYNTKIGSEGVGMSTGQKQRLLIARAVYKNPEMLFFDEATSALDANNEKSIMEKLDIFFKDKTVVVIAHRLSTVMNADQIVVLDKGKIIEIGSHSALVEQKGNYFELVRNQLQLGN, encoded by the coding sequence TTGAAAAAATTCCCCAATTATATACAAGCAGATTTTAAGGACTGCGGTCCTACCTGTTTAAAAATTATTGCCAAGTACTATGGTAAATCTATAAACATTCAAGAACTGCGTGATTTTAGTGAGACTACTAGGGAAGGAAGCAATTTATTATTCTTAAGCGATGCTGCAGAGAAAATTGGTTTTCGAACTTTAGGTGTAAAATTGAGTGTGCAAAGTCTTGAAGAAGCTCCGTTGCCTTGCGTATTGCACTGGAATAAGGAACATTATGTAGTACTCCATAAAATAAAAAAGGGTGTTTACTATATTTCAGACCCAGCTTTTGGGTTGATCGAATATAGCCAGAAGGATTTTATTAAGTTCTGGATCGGAAACAATGCAGATGAATCAACACAAGAAGGAATTGCTTTATTATTAGAAGCTACCCCACGTTTTTTTCAATCCGATTTTGATAAAGAAGATAAAAAAGGTTTAGGGTTTGGATTGCTGTCGCAATATGTTTTGCGATATAAATCGTTCCTGATCCAGCTAAGTATAAGTTTATTAGCGAGTAGTTTATTACAGCTTATTTTTCCATTTCTTACACAGAGTATTGTTGATGTTGGAATACAAAACCAAAACATACATTTTATTTATTTAATCCTTTTTGCGCAATTATTTCTTTTTGCAGGAAGAACAGGATTAGAGCTTATAAGGAGCTGGATACTATTGCATTTATCTACACGAATAAACATTTCATTAATTTCGGATTTCTTTATTAAATTAATGAATTTACCCATTTCGTTTTTTGATGTAAGGATGACAGGAGATATTATGCAACGCATAAATGATCATCGCCGTATAGAAAAAATTCTTACCACTTCATCATTAAATGTGCTGTTTTCAGTTATCAATATGATTATTATGGGTGGGGTTTTAGCCTATTATAATCTTAAGATATTCTTAGTGTTTTTTGCAGGAAGTATACTCTATTTTGGCTGGATAACTCTATTCTTAAAACGAAGAGAAGAATTAGATTATAAGCGATTCTCAGAAGTAAGCCAAGAGCAAAGTAAGGTTATGGAACTCATAAACGGAATGCAGGAAATAAAACTGCATAATGCCGAAAAGCAAAAAAGATGGGGGTGGGAATATGTACAGGCAAGATTGTTTCGAGTTTCTATAAAAGGATTAGTTTTAGAGCAAACACAAACAATAGGGTCATCAGTAATTAATGAATTAAAGAATATTTTTATAATTTTCCTTTCAGCAAAATTGGTAATCGACGGACAGATTACTCTTGGGATGATGCTTGCTATAAGTTCTATCGTAGGAAGTTTAAACGGTCCTATTACTCAGCTTATTGAGTTTGTACGAGAGGTACAAGATGCAAAAATATCATTAGCTCGATTGTCAGAAATCCATGATAAAGAAGACGAGGTACAGCAAGAAGAGCATCAGACGCAAGATATTCCACGAGATAGTGATATTATTATCAAAGAGCTTTCGTATCGTTATTTAGGTTCAGATATACCGGTTTTAGATAATTTAAATTTAATTATTCCAGCGCATAAAGTAACGGCAATTGTGGGAGTAAGTGGAAGTGGAAAGACAACGTTAATGAAGTTGTTATTGAAATTCTATGAGCCAAATAATGGAGAAATTAATATAGGAAATACACAGCTTAAAAATATTTCACAAAAAGCATGGCGTAATAATATCGGTGCGGTAATGCAAGAAGGGTTTATTTTTAGTGATACAATTGCTAATAATATAGCTATTGGAGTTGATAAAATAGATAAAGAACGATTGATGTATGCGGCAGATGTGGCAAACATTAAAGAGTATATCACTAGCTTGCCACTAGGTTATAATACCAAAATAGGGTCAGAAGGAGTTGGTATGAGTACAGGGCAAAAACAACGATTGTTAATAGCAAGAGCAGTTTATAAAAATCCAGAAATGCTGTTTTTTGATGAGGCAACTTCGGCATTAGATGCTAATAATGAAAAATCAATTATGGAGAAATTAGATATTTTCTTCAAGGATAAAACAGTTGTGGTAATTGCGCACAGATTAAGTACAGTTATGAATGCAGATCAAATTGTTGTTTTAGATAAAGGAAAGATTATCGAAATTGGTAGTCACTCGGCATTGGTGGAACAAAAAGGAAATTATTTTGAATTGGTTCGTAATCAATTGCAATTAGGGAATTAA
- a CDS encoding vitamin K epoxide reductase family protein, whose translation MIKLVEKYLDLNNYSNAKKEFEELFLSHPNYPSLFAVTDSLNILSIENIVIKVPKEQLHELPNSFLAIFNHDLVLVDKTESSIIIETEKNKKVTLTIDDFSEGWNGVVLAIEANDVQEEKALSENPKGLKYGILFLALIVLSSFYNDYRVFDYAFLITSLFGLLISVFIVQEKFGIDNQVASKLCNINPNTSCESVIKSDNIETNKWFDFSDLPLIFFVTAALAILIGPANSSLVGFLSLIAVPVILYSIWIQKFQIKKWCVLCLIISFLVIIQGALWGFESEFRVNFTLTSLFQYLFSLIVVSSLWSVVKPIVEDKLKAEKLVKGLTKFRRNFTLFEFLSKEITSFDGFDKLEGLHFGNSEAAAKLSIIISPSCGHCHKAFEDAFELIWKFPERISLNVLFNINPENNQNPYKVVVERLLMINDVNPENIVEAISDWHIKKMSLELWQKKWTVDSISMKVNQQIQQQYDWCSKNGFNYTPVKIINTKLYPSEYELGELKYFINDILENNETLERDSLVYM comes from the coding sequence ATGATTAAATTGGTTGAGAAGTACCTTGATTTGAATAATTATTCAAATGCAAAAAAGGAGTTTGAAGAGTTATTTCTTTCACATCCCAATTACCCAAGTCTATTTGCTGTTACAGATTCATTGAATATATTGTCAATAGAGAATATTGTAATAAAAGTTCCTAAAGAGCAACTACATGAATTGCCTAATTCTTTCTTGGCAATTTTTAATCATGATCTGGTTCTAGTTGATAAGACAGAATCTTCAATCATAATTGAAACTGAAAAAAATAAGAAGGTTACTTTGACAATTGATGATTTTTCTGAGGGCTGGAATGGGGTTGTATTGGCAATTGAAGCTAATGATGTTCAAGAAGAAAAAGCTTTGAGTGAAAATCCTAAAGGATTAAAATACGGCATCTTGTTTTTGGCGTTAATCGTCTTGTCAAGTTTTTATAATGATTATAGAGTATTTGATTACGCTTTTTTAATTACATCCTTATTTGGGTTGTTAATTAGTGTTTTTATTGTTCAAGAAAAATTTGGTATCGATAATCAAGTGGCGTCTAAGTTGTGTAATATCAATCCAAATACTTCTTGTGAATCAGTTATTAAATCAGATAATATAGAGACCAATAAATGGTTTGATTTTTCAGATTTACCATTGATCTTTTTTGTTACAGCTGCACTTGCAATATTGATTGGACCAGCAAATTCTAGTCTTGTAGGCTTTCTTAGTTTAATAGCTGTACCAGTAATCTTGTATTCTATTTGGATTCAAAAATTTCAAATAAAAAAATGGTGTGTATTGTGTTTAATTATTTCTTTTTTAGTGATAATTCAAGGCGCATTATGGGGGTTTGAATCTGAATTCAGGGTAAATTTTACGTTGACTAGTCTCTTTCAGTATTTGTTTTCTCTAATAGTTGTTTCGTCATTATGGTCTGTGGTAAAACCAATTGTAGAAGATAAGTTAAAAGCTGAAAAATTGGTAAAGGGTCTAACTAAGTTTAGAAGAAATTTTACTCTTTTTGAATTCTTATCTAAAGAGATTACTTCATTCGATGGGTTCGATAAATTAGAAGGATTGCATTTTGGTAATAGTGAAGCGGCAGCTAAACTTTCAATTATTATAAGTCCAAGTTGCGGGCATTGTCATAAAGCATTTGAGGATGCTTTTGAATTAATATGGAAATTTCCTGAGAGAATTTCTTTGAATGTATTATTTAATATTAATCCAGAAAACAATCAGAATCCATATAAAGTTGTTGTAGAGAGACTTTTGATGATTAATGATGTTAATCCTGAAAATATTGTAGAGGCTATATCAGATTGGCATATAAAAAAGATGTCATTGGAACTATGGCAAAAAAAATGGACTGTGGACTCGATTTCTATGAAAGTCAATCAGCAAATTCAACAGCAGTACGATTGGTGTTCGAAAAATGGATTTAATTACACGCCAGTTAAAATTATAAATACAAAATTGTATCCAAGCGAATATGAATTAGGTGAATTGAAATATTTCATCAATGATATCTTAGAAAATAATGAAACATTAGAGAGAGATTCTCTGGTGTACATGTAA
- the leuB gene encoding 3-isopropylmalate dehydrogenase, protein MKFNIALLAGDGIGPEVINEAVKLSDAIAKKFDHEITWTPALTGACAIDAVGVPYPDETHEICMKADAVLFGAIGHPKYDNDPSAAVRPEQGLLLMRKKLGLFANVRPTFTFPSLIDNSPLKRERIEGTDLVFLRELTGGIYFGEKGRKDGGETAFDNCVYTRAEVQRLAKKGFELAMTRSKKLCCVDKANVLETSRLWRETVQAMEKDYPEVTVSYEFVDAVAMRLVQWPNSYDVLITENLFGDILTDEASVISGSMGLMPSASVGEHTSLYEPIHGSYPQATGLNIANPLATVLSAAMMFEDAFGLKDEAEAIRAVVNKSLEQGIVTEDLAPKGTKAYKTSEVGDWLVANL, encoded by the coding sequence ATGAAATTTAACATAGCCCTTTTAGCAGGAGACGGAATTGGTCCTGAAGTAATTAATGAAGCTGTAAAATTATCTGATGCTATTGCAAAAAAATTCGATCACGAAATAACATGGACACCAGCACTTACAGGTGCTTGCGCAATTGATGCTGTTGGAGTTCCTTATCCAGATGAAACTCACGAAATCTGCATGAAAGCGGATGCAGTTTTATTTGGAGCAATTGGTCACCCAAAATACGATAATGATCCAAGCGCAGCTGTTCGACCTGAACAAGGATTATTGCTAATGCGTAAAAAACTAGGGTTATTTGCCAATGTTCGACCTACATTTACTTTCCCATCACTTATAGATAATTCTCCTTTAAAAAGAGAAAGAATTGAAGGAACTGATCTAGTTTTCCTAAGAGAATTAACTGGCGGAATTTACTTTGGAGAAAAAGGAAGAAAAGATGGTGGAGAAACTGCTTTTGACAATTGTGTTTACACTAGAGCTGAAGTACAACGTTTGGCAAAAAAAGGTTTCGAACTTGCAATGACTCGTAGCAAAAAATTATGTTGCGTAGATAAAGCAAACGTACTAGAAACATCTCGTTTATGGAGAGAAACCGTACAAGCAATGGAAAAAGACTATCCAGAGGTTACTGTTTCTTATGAGTTTGTAGATGCTGTTGCAATGCGATTGGTACAATGGCCAAACTCTTATGATGTATTAATTACAGAAAACTTATTTGGAGATATCTTAACTGATGAAGCATCTGTGATTTCAGGCTCAATGGGATTAATGCCTTCTGCATCTGTTGGAGAACACACTTCATTATATGAACCTATCCATGGTTCTTACCCACAAGCAACTGGACTAAATATTGCTAACCCATTAGCTACTGTATTATCTGCAGCTATGATGTTTGAAGATGCTTTTGGACTAAAAGACGAAGCTGAAGCAATTAGAGCGGTTGTTAACAAATCACTAGAACAAGGAATTGTTACAGAAGACTTAGCTCCAAAAGGAACCAAAGCATACAAAACCAGTGAAGTTGGAGATTGGTTAGTTGCTAATCTATAA
- a CDS encoding tRNA1(Val) (adenine(37)-N6)-methyltransferase — translation MFQFKQFSIQQDKTAMKVGTDGVLLGAWTPINNHPFSILDIGAGTGLIALMLAQRTSAEQIDALEIDETAYEQAVDNFENAPWNDRLFCYHAGLDEFMEEPEDEYDIIVSNPPFYSEDYKTDNEQRDLARFQDAMPFEDLVEAADLLLSENGIFSVIIPFKEEEKFITLAKEFELYPFKITRVKGTPTSDIKRSLLAFNRIENPDISIDELIIETGRHIYTPEYIELTKDFYLKM, via the coding sequence ATGTTCCAATTCAAGCAATTTTCTATTCAACAAGATAAAACTGCTATGAAAGTTGGCACCGATGGTGTTTTACTGGGTGCTTGGACTCCTATAAACAATCATCCTTTTAGTATTTTGGATATTGGAGCCGGAACTGGACTTATTGCCTTAATGTTAGCACAAAGAACGAGTGCTGAACAAATTGACGCTTTAGAAATTGATGAAACAGCCTATGAACAAGCTGTTGATAATTTTGAAAACGCTCCTTGGAATGACCGATTATTCTGTTATCATGCTGGACTAGATGAATTCATGGAAGAGCCTGAAGATGAATATGATATTATTGTATCAAATCCACCATTTTACAGTGAAGATTACAAAACTGATAACGAACAAAGAGATTTAGCGCGTTTTCAAGATGCTATGCCTTTTGAAGATTTAGTTGAAGCAGCCGATTTATTACTCTCAGAAAACGGTATCTTCTCAGTAATCATTCCATTTAAGGAAGAAGAAAAATTCATTACCCTAGCCAAAGAATTCGAATTATACCCTTTCAAAATCACTCGAGTTAAAGGTACACCTACAAGCGACATTAAACGCAGCTTATTAGCCTTTAATCGCATTGAAAATCCAGATATTTCAATTGATGAATTAATTATCGAAACCGGAAGACATATTTATACTCCCGAATATATCGAACTGACCAAGGATTTTTATTTGAAAATGTAG
- a CDS encoding DUF6252 family protein has protein sequence MKKRFFLLPLLLLFFSCDKEEVVANNPAFQSLKNDVFWRATSFSANIDGDGKLIITGSLDNDTVVLQTASTKVQTYVLGVDDVSTATYMNSLSKQETLYKTGKELGSGQIVITQYNKETNTVSGTFIFVAPNGNDVMAAEKSARFKEGVFYKVPVTLINSHD, from the coding sequence ATGAAGAAAAGGTTTTTTCTATTACCTCTACTTTTGCTGTTTTTTTCATGTGATAAAGAAGAAGTGGTGGCTAATAATCCTGCTTTTCAATCCTTAAAAAATGACGTTTTTTGGAGAGCTACAAGTTTTAGCGCAAATATTGATGGTGATGGGAAGCTTATAATTACGGGTAGTTTGGATAATGATACGGTAGTTTTGCAAACAGCTTCGACAAAAGTTCAAACGTATGTTTTGGGTGTTGACGATGTTTCTACCGCTACATACATGAATTCATTATCAAAACAAGAAACTTTGTATAAAACAGGAAAGGAATTAGGGAGTGGTCAGATAGTTATTACTCAGTATAATAAAGAAACAAATACCGTTTCTGGAACCTTTATATTTGTAGCGCCAAACGGCAATGATGTCATGGCAGCTGAAAAATCGGCTCGTTTTAAAGAAGGTGTTTTTTATAAAGTGCCAGTCACTTTGATTAATTCACACGATTAG
- a CDS encoding HlyD family secretion protein: MAEDNTKFELRSEEVQDILTKVPHWMIRWGTVLIFAIICMLFFVSWFLKYPDVVSTEISITTSIPPEKLVAKTTGRIEAILVKDKAKVSKNTALAIIENSANYKDVFILKNTVDNFNINDRNKEFPFALLNNMQFGELESTYGVFQKDYAAWKLNENLQPFQVENNAQNSEHTQIKERLAILQQQKSINESELQLQKNDVNRFEVLYAKGVISTQDLENKKLGYLQADKNYKGLLSSISQLKSALIENSRSSQGTRISGTKEEVNLERNLMQSYYQLKKGIKDWELAYTLRSSIPGVVTFLQVWTESQTITSGENVFSIIPDTEKGYIGKAKAKAQNSGKIKLGQQVNIRLFNFPDREFGVIRGKVENISLIPDKDGNLLLDISLPKGLETSYNKKIPFQQEMKGNAEIVTEDLRLLERILYQFRSLFRQN, from the coding sequence ATGGCAGAAGACAATACGAAATTTGAATTAAGAAGCGAAGAGGTACAAGATATCCTTACTAAAGTGCCACATTGGATGATACGATGGGGGACAGTTTTGATCTTTGCGATAATATGCATGTTGTTTTTTGTTTCATGGTTTCTTAAATATCCAGATGTAGTAAGTACAGAGATAAGTATAACGACATCTATACCACCTGAGAAACTAGTAGCAAAAACGACAGGTAGAATAGAAGCGATTTTAGTAAAGGACAAAGCAAAAGTATCTAAGAATACTGCACTTGCAATTATTGAAAATTCAGCTAATTATAAAGATGTTTTTATTTTAAAGAACACAGTAGATAATTTTAATATAAATGACAGAAATAAAGAGTTTCCTTTTGCTTTGTTAAACAATATGCAGTTTGGAGAGTTAGAAAGTACTTATGGAGTATTCCAAAAGGATTATGCAGCTTGGAAACTTAATGAAAATCTACAACCTTTTCAGGTTGAAAATAATGCTCAAAATTCTGAGCATACCCAAATTAAAGAACGACTGGCTATTTTGCAGCAGCAAAAAAGTATTAATGAAAGTGAATTACAACTTCAAAAAAACGATGTTAATCGTTTTGAGGTCTTATATGCAAAAGGAGTTATTTCGACACAGGATCTAGAAAATAAAAAGCTAGGTTACCTTCAGGCGGATAAAAACTACAAAGGCTTGCTTTCGTCAATATCGCAGCTTAAATCTGCACTTATAGAGAACTCTAGATCAAGTCAAGGTACTAGAATAAGTGGAACGAAAGAGGAGGTGAACTTAGAGCGCAATCTGATGCAATCGTATTATCAGTTAAAGAAAGGGATTAAAGATTGGGAATTAGCATATACTTTAAGATCATCAATTCCTGGTGTTGTTACATTCTTGCAAGTATGGACAGAGAGCCAAACCATTACTTCTGGAGAGAATGTTTTCTCGATTATTCCCGATACTGAAAAAGGGTATATTGGTAAAGCCAAAGCGAAGGCTCAGAATTCAGGAAAAATTAAATTAGGGCAACAAGTTAATATTCGATTGTTTAATTTTCCAGATAGAGAGTTTGGTGTTATTAGAGGTAAAGTTGAAAACATTTCCCTTATTCCAGATAAAGACGGAAATCTGTTGTTGGATATATCCCTTCCTAAGGGGTTAGAAACATCATATAATAAGAAGATTCCTTTTCAACAGGAAATGAAAGGTAATGCTGAAATTGTTACTGAAGATCTTCGATTATTAGAAAGAATATTATATCAATTCAGAAGTCTTTTTAGACAGAATTAA
- a CDS encoding 30S ribosomal protein S16 — MSVKIRLQRHGKKGKPFYWVVAADARSKRDGKYLEKIGTYNPNTNPATIDLNLDSAVKWLNNGAQPTDTAKAILSYKGALLKHHLEGGIRKGALTQEQADAKLATWLEAKTGKVDAKKDGLTKAQADAKAKAFKAEQDVNAKRLAAAAQAEADAIAAATPAAEEVAEEAPATEENNETTEA; from the coding sequence ATGTCAGTAAAAATTAGATTACAAAGACACGGTAAAAAAGGAAAACCTTTTTACTGGGTTGTAGCTGCAGATGCACGCTCAAAAAGAGATGGTAAATACTTAGAGAAAATCGGTACTTACAATCCAAACACAAACCCAGCAACTATCGACTTAAACCTTGATAGTGCAGTTAAATGGTTAAACAATGGTGCGCAACCAACTGATACTGCTAAAGCAATTCTTTCTTACAAAGGAGCTTTGTTGAAACATCACCTAGAAGGTGGTATTCGCAAAGGTGCTTTAACTCAAGAACAAGCTGATGCAAAATTAGCTACTTGGTTAGAAGCTAAAACTGGAAAAGTTGATGCTAAGAAAGATGGTTTAACAAAAGCGCAAGCTGATGCTAAAGCTAAAGCTTTCAAAGCTGAGCAAGATGTAAATGCAAAACGTTTAGCTGCTGCTGCTCAAGCTGAAGCTGACGCTATCGCTGCTGCTACACCTGCTGCAGAAGAAGTTGCTGAAGAAGCTCCTGCTACTGAAGAAAATAACGAAACAACTGAAGCATAA
- a CDS encoding RNA recognition motif domain-containing protein, which translates to MNIFVGSLPFSIEEADLRESFEAYGAVDSVKIITDKFTGRSKGFGFVEMTNDDEAQKAIDELNGATVQGRAIVVNKSEPKPEGERRSFNNNRGGDNRGGYGGNNRGGDNRGGGNRGGY; encoded by the coding sequence ATGAATATTTTTGTTGGAAGCCTTCCATTCAGTATTGAGGAAGCAGATTTAAGAGAGTCTTTCGAGGCTTACGGAGCAGTTGATTCAGTTAAAATTATTACTGATAAATTCACTGGAAGAAGTAAAGGTTTCGGTTTTGTTGAAATGACAAATGATGATGAGGCTCAAAAAGCGATTGACGAATTGAACGGAGCTACTGTTCAAGGACGTGCAATTGTTGTAAACAAATCTGAGCCAAAACCTGAAGGCGAAAGAAGAAGTTTTAATAACAACCGTGGTGGAGACAACCGTGGTGGTTATGGTGGAAACAACCGTGGTGGAGATAACCGTGGTGGTGGAAACAGAGGAGGATATTAA
- a CDS encoding alpha-isopropylmalate synthase regulatory domain-containing protein, which yields MKKRKIEIMDTTLRDGEQTSGVSFSAAEKLTIAQLLLEELNIDRIEIASARVSEGEFQGVKGIMSWAEERGYTNRIEVLTFVDGGLSIEWMKKSGAKVQNLLTKGSLNHLTHQLKKTPEQHFAEIAETIALAKENNIDTNVYLEDWSNGMRNSPEYVFQYLDFLTQQPVKRILLPDTLGVLIPSQAFEFISKITARYPNIHFDFHAHNDYDLSVANVMEAIKGGIKGLHVTVNGMGERAGNAPLESTVAVINDYLPEVSINIKETSLYSVSKLVETFTGYRIPANKPIVGDNVFTQTAGIHADGDNKNNLYFNDLLPERFGRKRKYALGKTSGKANIEKNLQELGLKLNQQDLKLVTQRIIELGDKKETVTKEDLPYIISDVLDSHTYQDKITIDSYMLVHSKGMRPSTTLSLNLNGEVIEENAQGDGQFDAFMNALTKIYKSKKMTLPKLIDYAVRIPPGSSSDALCETIITWINNGKEFKTRGLDSDQTVAAIIATQKMLNVTT from the coding sequence ATGAAAAAAAGAAAAATTGAAATAATGGACACCACACTCCGTGATGGCGAACAAACATCGGGAGTGTCTTTTTCTGCTGCAGAAAAACTAACCATTGCACAATTACTATTAGAAGAATTAAATATTGATCGAATAGAAATTGCTTCGGCACGTGTGAGTGAAGGCGAATTTCAAGGCGTAAAAGGCATAATGTCTTGGGCTGAAGAAAGAGGATACACTAATCGAATCGAAGTTTTAACTTTTGTTGATGGCGGTCTTTCTATTGAATGGATGAAAAAATCAGGAGCTAAAGTTCAGAACTTACTGACCAAAGGATCTTTGAATCACCTAACGCATCAATTAAAAAAAACACCCGAACAACATTTTGCTGAAATTGCAGAAACTATTGCGTTAGCAAAAGAGAACAATATAGACACCAATGTTTATCTCGAAGATTGGAGCAATGGTATGCGCAATTCTCCCGAATATGTGTTTCAATATTTAGATTTTTTAACTCAACAACCTGTAAAAAGAATTTTGCTTCCAGACACGCTTGGTGTATTAATTCCATCACAGGCATTTGAATTTATTTCTAAAATCACAGCTAGATACCCTAACATTCATTTTGATTTTCATGCACATAACGATTATGACCTAAGTGTTGCCAATGTTATGGAAGCCATTAAAGGTGGTATCAAAGGACTTCACGTAACCGTAAACGGAATGGGGGAACGCGCTGGAAATGCTCCGCTCGAAAGTACTGTAGCTGTAATCAATGATTATTTACCCGAAGTGAGCATTAACATAAAAGAAACTTCTTTATATTCTGTTAGCAAACTAGTTGAAACGTTTACTGGATACCGAATTCCTGCCAACAAACCAATTGTAGGAGATAATGTTTTTACCCAGACAGCTGGAATTCATGCTGATGGAGACAATAAAAACAATTTATATTTTAATGACTTACTTCCAGAACGTTTTGGGAGAAAACGTAAATACGCCCTCGGAAAAACTTCTGGAAAAGCCAATATCGAAAAAAATCTTCAAGAATTAGGATTAAAACTAAACCAACAAGATTTAAAATTGGTTACCCAGCGTATTATAGAATTAGGCGACAAAAAAGAAACTGTTACCAAAGAAGATTTGCCATATATCATTTCTGACGTACTAGACAGTCATACGTATCAGGACAAAATTACGATTGATTCCTATATGCTAGTTCACTCTAAAGGAATGCGTCCATCAACAACACTATCCCTAAATTTAAATGGTGAAGTAATAGAAGAAAACGCCCAAGGCGATGGTCAGTTTGATGCCTTTATGAATGCATTGACTAAAATCTACAAAAGCAAAAAAATGACTTTGCCAAAACTGATTGATTATGCTGTTCGAATCCCTCCAGGAAGTAGTTCTGATGCTCTGTGTGAAACGATTATCACTTGGATTAACAACGGAAAAGAATTTAAAACAAGAGGATTAGATTCTGATCAAACGGTTGCTGCAATTATCGCTACACAAAAAATGCTTAATGTAACTACTTAA
- the rimM gene encoding ribosome maturation factor RimM (Essential for efficient processing of 16S rRNA), with product MRKEECFYLGKIAKKFSFKGEVLAYLDTDEPELYENLESVFVECDKHLVPFFIETSSLHKNDFLRIRFEDMTTEEDADAIIGNAIYLPLSMLPKLTGNKFYFHEVIGFEIEDQRLGVFGKIASVNDTTAQPLFEVINGEVEMLIPMIDHFLVKIDRDNKKVIMNLPEGLVEMYL from the coding sequence ATGCGTAAAGAAGAATGTTTTTATTTAGGTAAAATCGCTAAAAAATTTAGTTTCAAAGGTGAAGTCTTGGCTTATTTAGACACGGACGAACCTGAGTTATACGAAAACTTGGAATCAGTGTTTGTCGAATGCGACAAACACTTGGTTCCTTTTTTTATTGAAACTAGTTCATTGCACAAAAACGATTTCTTAAGAATTCGTTTTGAAGACATGACTACAGAGGAAGATGCCGATGCTATTATAGGCAACGCGATTTACCTACCTCTAAGTATGTTACCTAAACTTACTGGTAACAAATTTTATTTCCACGAAGTTATTGGCTTTGAAATTGAAGACCAACGCTTAGGTGTTTTCGGAAAAATAGCTTCTGTAAACGACACTACTGCACAACCTCTTTTTGAAGTTATTAATGGTGAAGTAGAAATGTTAATCCCTATGATTGATCATTTCTTAGTGAAAATTGATCGTGACAACAAAAAAGTCATCATGAATTTACCTGAAGGCTTAGTTGAAATGTACCTATAG